atgggcgatgtctcgggtcgagacccttcttaagatgtATGTGGGCCCAGGTGGattgtaaaaggcctgtcccactgtacgaggtaattcaagagttctctcgagtttaaaaaaaaatctaacttgtggtaagcacgtagaatgtacatagcggctacgtcggagctcgggacgtctcttagcggctcgtaacgctaacggcaggtactcgggaaacgcggtaagctcgtgaagactcgtgaagatttttcaacatgttgaaaaatgtccacgagagcccagagtacctacgagtggctattaccgtaattctccgagttggaatcaggggaaactcgggagaactcttgaattagctcgtacagtgggacagccccttaagtgttctaggtataggaaggaactgcagatgctggtttacaccgcagataaacacaaagtgctggagtaactcagtgggtcaggcaggttcTATGCTCCATGAACAGGGTTGAACAGTGCCTGTTCACTGGCCCCACCTGGTGACTACAGGGAGCTGCAGCAGTGAGGAGCAGGTACAGATGTACCACACCTCGTCTCCATTGCCTTTACCTACCACAgagcgctgtggaggccaaatcaatggatatttttaaggcagagatagattcttgattggtttttagttttaattttagagatacagtgcggaaacaggccctgtggcccaccgagtccgcgccgaccagcgatccctgcacattaatgctgTCCTACACACctcagggacaatttatttttacacttatgccaagccaattcacctctttggagggtgggaggaaaccggagctcccggagaaaacccatgcagatcacggggagaacgtacaaactcaggatAGACAacgcccctagtcaggatcgaacctgggtctctgacgctgtaaggcagcaactctactgtaaaCCAcccagtgtgggtgtcaggggttatggggagaaggcaggagagtggggttgagaaggaaagatagatcggccatgattgaaatcttgagaggaatagatcggaatgatgcacacagtctcttgcccagagtaggggaatcgaggaccagaggacataggttcaaggtgaaggggaaaggctttagtaggaatctgaggggtaactttttcacacaaagggtgggagtatggaacaagctgccagaggaagtaattgaggctgggactataccaacatttaagaaacagttagacaggttcatgtatACGTGCACGCAACCACAAATGCAACACCacacacatggataggacaggtttgtggtgatatgggccaaatgcaggcaggtgggactagtgtagctgcgacatgttggcaggtgtttcCACaatgaatcactctatgactgagtagaggcagagtagacttgatgggccaaatggcctaattctgctcatgaaCTTACCGACTATGCCCTTGTAGTTGGTCTGCTGGATGTCTTCGTTCTTGAACACGGCGCCCTGCAGCTTGAGTCTGGTGTTGACCACCCACAGTGGAGTGGTGACCAGTACATTCACCACCCCTGCAATACAATGCAAAGCTGTCAGCTCACCTGCCCCAAcctaccgcacacacacacacgcaacaccacAATGCAACACCACCGCACGCACACACGTGCACGCAACCACAAATGCAACACCACTCAATATCACGCACATGCAGCACCACACGCAAAACCAcacacgcaacacacacacacaaaaacgcaGCACTACACACACACGCAGCACCACAACACATGCAGCACCACCGCACACCCACATGCAGCACCACCGCACACCCACACATGCAGCACCACAACACATGCAGCAGCACCGTACACCCACACCACACATGCAGCACCACAACACATGCAGCAGCACCGTACACCCACACCACACATGCAGCACCACCACACACATGCAGCACCACcgtacacccacacaccacacatgcAGCACCACCGCACACCCACAGCACCACACATGCAGCACCACCGCACACCCACAGCACCACACATGCAGCACCACCGCACACCCACAGCACCACACATGCAGCACCACcgtacacccacacaccacacatgcAGCACCACCGCACCCCCACATGCAGCACCACCGCACACCCACAGCACCACACATGCAGCACCACCGCACACCCACACATGCAGCACCACAACACATGCAGCCGCACCGCACACACCACACATGCAGCACCACCGCCAGGTTACAGCCGCACAGGACGCTGGCCAGGCCACAGCTGCAGTATCCTTCTCTGCCGTGCTCACActtttttgctttttatttaaatcaaaaatatttattcaaatattaaaataatatttacaagacaataaaacaaaacagaacccaccaccataatacaagacaaacaataaactattatacaactatcttacagTCCTTGTCATGGATGCATTCAACCCTCCGACTGTGCTCACATTGATTGGGGAAGGTTTAGTTTCAGGTTTAGCACCAAAACAAGACCAGGCCTAAGACTAGGCCTAAGACTAGGCCTAGGACCAGGCTAAAGCTGGCAGAGGTGAGTGTTGGGGAGAGAAGGGTTGAGGAGATTCACCATGGGGAGGGTTTGTTCTTTGAGCGGGGGGAGAGGATGTGCTGCCACACAGATACTGAACAGGACCACCTACCCACCAGAGAGGAAGCCCATCACAAGGTCCCTGCTGTTGGAGGCAGGCTGGCCCCTCGCCCACACCTCCTTCAGGGCGTTGAAGGTGTAGAAGTAGACGAAGTTGGAGCAGCAGAGGCTGGAGATGACGGGGAACCAGCTGCGGTAGACGGCAGACCTGGGACGGGAGAGAGAGATGCGAGTCAGTGAGAGGGGGCAGGGCCCCCGGCATTCacacaacagtacagcacggtggcgcagcggtagagttgctgcctcacagcgccagagacccgggttccatcttgactacgggggctgtctgtacggagtttgcacgttctctccccgtgaccggtgggttttctccgagatcttcggcttcctcccacactccaaagacgtataggtttgtaggttaattggctttggtaatattgtccctagtgatgtgtaggatagtgctagtgtgcgtggatcgctggtcggtgcgggctcgatgggccgaagggcctgtttctgcgctgtatcgctaaactaaagtacagcgcaggaacaggcccttccgcccacaatgggGCGTGATGGTGGAATGTgtggctgcctcggcaaggactccagcatcatcaaggaccagtcgcactctggccactccctcttcccccctctcccctcaaatAAAagacatagaagtgtgaaaacacagatttaggcccatcaagtctactccgccattcaatcatggctgatctatctctccctcctagccccattctcctgccttctccccgtaacccctgacacccgtactaatcaagaatcttatctttCTCTGCTTAAAAATATCTAGCCTACACTCCAAGGGatagtcctggcctgctcaaccaaagggcctgtttccacgttgtatctctaaaccagtggttcccaaccttttttagttcatggcccccttgtgctctttaatttttctgtgcccccccccccccccgacattattagcggaatcactgctctaaactaaacatagatcaACGAGAGGGGAGAGCGAGGGGAGGCAGCTGAGAAAGGAGGGGGGGAcccagcgaggggggggggggggggggggggggaggtggaggaaacATGGCACACACGGTGGTAGACAGTGGATAGGACTGGTGAACTTTTTGTAACCTGTGTAAACCAAAACATGGTGGCACTTGTGTGTCTTGGTGAggactgctgtatgattttaccaggttgtgtgcaatacaaagcatttcactgaaccttggtatatgtgacaatgcaGTGTCATCTCATAGTgtacattttgtgtcaaccttcagtttaaaccagcatctgcagttccttcctacaccaggtACAAGGTTGTTTGGattcatcctcataaatcttctctgtgcccttttgcccctgtcccacttaggaaacctgaacgggaacccacccaaggtttccgtgcggttcccggaggtttttgtcagtctccctaatggtcgaaagtggtttccgcatctactatagaacatagaagaaacggaaaccactttcgaccattagggagactgacaaaaacctccgggaaccgcacggaaaccttgggtgggttcccgttcaggtttcctaagtgggacaggggtaagatagacacaaaatgctggagttactcagcgggacagacagcatctctcggaCCCCATTCATTctaagcagagatgctgcctgtcctgctgagttactccagcatcttcctgcatctgcagttccttcccacaaagtCTGTTGCCGTGTCAGGCCAGAGGTGACGGTTCTGAACCAGGTACCGGTGGCGGGACACAGACTAAACCCCCCACCGCACCCCACCCGACACCcccatccacaccccccccccccccactcgcgcatcccctcccccccccacaggcatacaggaggccattcagcccgcatACATGTACTATCCCCCTACTCACAGCCCCTCCTCCTTGATGATATCGGCCAGGACCACCGGCGTGGACTTTGCCTTCATCTTCTCATCCACTGCAACACCAGACGGCATCTTCAGGAACAGAGGCAACCCGACACTGGGGTACGTCCCCCCTccatcacccctcccctcccgctactcccttccctcccccgcccactcacccctccattccctcccttcccacttccccaactccctcacccctcccctcccatccgtcCCCACCCCTCCCGCACGCTCACCCCTCCCCTTACTCCCCTCACCCACCCGCTCACACCTCCCGCCCGCTCACCCCTCCCCTTACTCCCCTCACCCACCCGCTCACACCTCCCGCCCGCTCACCCCTCCCCTTACTCCCCTCACCCACCCGCTCACACCTCCCGCCCGCTCACCCCTCCCCTTACTCCCCTCACCCACCCGCTCACCCCTCCCGCCCACCTGCTCCCCCAGTCGGTCAAACAAAGACTCAGCAGTTcatgcggcatctgtggagaggggaaaagagttgAGTCCCGACTGCAGTTCCGTTGAGCTCCAGCGGAGGGAGCAGAGTCTTACCTTGGAGCCTCAAGCGGGCCGTGTCCAGTGGGTAGAAGATGGTCATGGCCATCACACCGCCCTGTGAAGAGGGGAAGCACAATGAGCAGGGGGGGTGGGGCAGGGTAGAGGTACTAACACAGTGCCACAACCCTGGGGCCACATCCGGGAAAGGGGACAAATATTGTCGCCGTCTCCGAGACAGGATggggaaaatagacaatagacaacaggtgcaggagtaggccatttggcccttcgagccagcaccgccattcaatgtgaacatggcttatcatccccaatcagtaccccgttcctgccttctcccctgattccagtatctttaagagccctatctagctctctcttgaaagtatccagagaaccggcctccaccgccctctgaggcagcgaattccacagactcacaactctctgtgtgaaaagaaaggttacgctggtcagcacagactcggtgggccgaagggcctgtttccgtgctgtatctctaaactaaataaaaacctAGCTCCCTTGTAGGGcactctgaagcagggtctcgacccgaaacgtcacccattccttctctccagagatgctgccggtcccgctgagttactccagcattttgtgtctgtcccctTGTGGGACACCGTGATCTCCTcatggaagaggggtgggggctgGGAGACGAGTGAacgaaggaggaggagaaggagtgggaggtgaagagatagattcttgattagtacaggggtgtCAGcgggtacggggagaaggcaggagaatggggttatgagagagatagatcagccatgattgaatggcagacttgatgggccgaatggcctaattcttctatcacttatgacctaatggctgataacagcagggaaagagctgttcctgaatccggtggtatgcgagagaagagggaatgaccgaggTGGAAATGGCCCCCAGCAAGCagctcggtggtgcagcggtagagttactgcctcacagcgccagagacacgggttcgatcctgaccacgggtgctgtctgtgcagagtttgtacgttctccccttgacctgcgtgggtttcctccgggtgctcctgtttcctcccacactccaaagaagtacaggtttgtaggttaattggatttggtaaaattgtaaattgtcccgagtgtgtgtgggatagtgctagtgtgcggggatcgctggtcggcacagactcggtgggctgaagggcctgtttccgcgctgtatctctgaagtaaagacTCGTACCACCAAGTCAATGTTGTGTCCAATTGTCTAGCTCACCCCCGAATCCCACAGCATCGAACGTCCTAGACCAGCCGACTACCTGGCAACTTGTGAGAGGCCGAGCTGAACATCACCTACCGCCAATCCCTTCATCTCCACttcatgtcaagagtgttttaatttCATacttcccagatagaacaatgaaattcttacttgctgcagcacaacagaatatggatgaggggggatcttatagaaacatataaaattataaaaggactggacaagctagatgcaggaaaaatgttcccaatgttgggcgagtccagaaccaggggccacagtcttagaataaaggggaggtcatttaagactgaggtgagaaaaaactttttcacccagagagttgtgaatttgtggaactctctgccacagagggcagtggaggccaaatcactggatggatttaagagagagttagatagagctctaggggctagtggagtcaagggatatggggagaaggcaggcacgggttattgattgtggatggtcagccatgataggaatgaatggcggtgctggctcgaagggccgaatggcctcctcctgtacctattttctatgtttctaatgtggtCATCTATGGAGATGGATAAGATGTTAAATGGagatacaatatgctggagtcacttgtgcggcacggtggcgcagcggtagagttgctgccttacagcgccagagacacgggcttgatcctgactacgggtgctgtctgtacgtgacgtgcgtgggttttctccgagatcttcagtttcctcccacacaccaaagacatacaggtttgtaggttaattggcttggtttaacggTAAATgtaaaatcgcccctagtgtgtgtagggtagtgttagtgtgcggggatcgctggtcggcgcggacgcggtgggccgaagggcctgtttccgcgccgtatctttaaactaaactaaacccagcgggtcaggcggcgtctctggagaaggaggaaaataagtgatgtttcgggtcgaaaaccttcgtcaggtcccgacctgaaacgtcacctatccatgttctccagagatgccacctgacccactgggttactccagcactctgtgtctgtctttggaatCTACGGACTGAAGGGTAATGAGGGGAGAATGTTCACCCGACCACAAGCACAGATGCTGGTGGTGTTGATCTGGGTATGTCCCAGGGTCTGGCCATGTGTGTCCTGGGCCAGCGTGGgaagctagggaagaaattgGTGATCTTTTGgtgaattataggaaagatgtcaacaaaatggagagagtacagaggagatttactagaatgttgcctgggtttcagcaactaagttacagagaaaggttgaacaagttaggtctttattctttggagcgcagaaggttaaggggggacttgatagaggtctttaaaattatgagagggatagacagagttgacgtggataagttagtttctatctttcttttggactgtaaatttaggtagctgtgcctcacggtcaccccgactggcacagttaattgcagctgaaaacctggccgttttcgatgtttttaacgggtgtgaaagtgcgtgttttcccttcactaacatgtaccggaagtgacgcatgtactccagttaaattttgcggtcacgtgggtgcggatctacactccagtgacctttcgtgaaatcaccctattgtctattgataggacaggtttggaggaatataggccaaacgcagacaggtgggaccagtgtagaaaggacatgttggccggtgtgggcaagttgggcgctgCATCACTCTATCACTCCCTAatcctgtctgcctctctcttcaCACCAACAGGAATACGCTGGGCCAGAGCTCACCCGATCTCATGTTAAAGCCTCCCACTTGCCAGACGTACCTTTACCTGCAAACAGCCTCTCGCAGCAAGTTCCTGTCCAACTCCACCATTTTtttgccttgccccaatttaggacTTTAATTTGTGAATCCTAGAGTCAGAGtcaacacagcacagaaaca
This DNA window, taken from Amblyraja radiata isolate CabotCenter1 chromosome 38, sAmbRad1.1.pri, whole genome shotgun sequence, encodes the following:
- the slc25a17 gene encoding peroxisomal membrane protein PMP34, giving the protein MGERERGDALSSLAHLLSYDSLVHAVAGSAGGVMAMTIFYPLDTARLRLQVDEKMKAKSTPVVLADIIKEEGLSAVYRSWFPVISSLCCSNFVYFYTFNALKEVWARGQPASNSRDLVMGFLSGVVNVLVTTPLWVVNTRLKLQGAVFKNEDIQQTNYKGIVDAVGRIMREEGVAALWSSTLPSLLLVFNPAIQFMIYEGLKRHLLKGRAQRQGQPEGARAGDKR